CCTCGAATGACGCCTGCCACTTGCCAGGCTTATTAGCGTATGAAATTCTACTATACATATTTCCCTTGAAAACGACTGCCATTTGATTAGTCTCGACAGTCGTGTACGGAGTAGCGGGAAGGACGTAACCAGTGAGATTTCCCGATAGAAACGTTCCAGCCGGAGGTATTCCGTCAGAAACCTAGGAAAAGATACAAAATGTCACTTATAAAACCAGACCGACCCTGCTACCAAATCTGAAGTAGAATAAATCAAACTTGCAGTGATATAGTCCTTTCCATTTAAGTCGACAGTGAACGTGGTGAATGTCAGTCGTATTTTCCTGGTCGGTGGTGCAATAATCAAATAACGACAGTTGAAGGGCTCATCCCAGGAAAGATTGTACACTCCGTATTCATTGGGGTATTTAACAGACTGGATAGTCCCCTTGGTTGACGACTGTATCGTACAAGTCCCGCAAACTGCGACCCATCGAAAATTGAGAAAAGTAGAATCAAATATTgctgggaaaacaaaataaacgaaaatgaTAATACGTGTTTGCGAGGTCGTGCCAAGAGCTACAACAGAGCAAGTCACAGGTGCGACGGTAGTCGTTGTCGGGGTCGTGGTTGTAGTTGGCCGTGTCGACATAGTTGATGGT
The sequence above is drawn from the Daphnia pulicaria isolate SC F1-1A chromosome 1, SC_F0-13Bv2, whole genome shotgun sequence genome and encodes:
- the LOC124348691 gene encoding integumentary mucin C.1-like, whose protein sequence is MGRESLCIRNSTTGIGVCIWASTTCPAPLTTTSDSSIATTPTLFGKTSLSTTTTTGVAETSTTSSTTTTSTTPQTTAVSTTTTALPTTSTTRPSISSSTTTVPTTSTAPSTSTSTTPQTTTVSTTTTAQPTTSTTRPSTMSTRPTTTTTPTTTTVAPVTCSVVALGTTSQTLCGTCTIQSSTKGTIQSVKYPNEYGVYNLSWDEPFNCRYLIIAPPTRKIRLTFTTFTVDLNGKDYITVSDGIPPAGTFLSGNLTGYVLPATPYTTVETNQMAVVFKGNMYSRISYANKPGKWQASFEVIL